A single region of the Bacteroides luhongzhouii genome encodes:
- a CDS encoding DUF6772 family protein: MSIGEILLHSRYQPLKRVLSYDVFNTGFNGWMTLMPNFTEYPDFDVPKTLVNKDQWPPVMLSSATFRYPGTHGAMSGTYSLKLSTRPVAAPYTEIPAEGCLGHAIKRLSFSRPGCKYLQIECWFTYTAEQDVVDGGDRPQPGLHESSIRDFGLGFDVQEGGKRYHVGVRYLNAVDGKLMQKWQYEHSNEDITDRDWAYGLDGDWCKRGVDPWWFGRRYPNGDHDGFKDLKDGHQKLIYNETDCKLNWQYMRLKLDTQLREYVEFQCQDRIWDMRGIAADTVDGYDRIDNLINPLFWVGTDTNRRVFFYIDSVVVSQE, encoded by the coding sequence ATGAGCATTGGAGAAATTTTATTGCACAGTCGCTATCAACCATTGAAAAGGGTGTTGAGCTATGATGTATTCAACACTGGCTTTAACGGCTGGATGACATTGATGCCTAACTTTACGGAATATCCCGATTTTGATGTTCCCAAGACATTGGTCAATAAAGACCAGTGGCCACCGGTCATGCTTAGTTCCGCTACTTTCAGGTATCCGGGCACTCACGGGGCAATGTCCGGCACTTACTCTCTTAAACTTTCGACAAGACCTGTTGCCGCTCCTTATACGGAGATTCCGGCGGAAGGCTGTCTGGGACATGCCATTAAGCGGCTGTCGTTCTCTCGTCCGGGCTGCAAATATTTGCAGATAGAATGTTGGTTTACATACACGGCGGAGCAGGATGTGGTGGATGGCGGTGACCGTCCACAACCGGGTTTGCATGAGAGTTCCATCCGCGATTTTGGTCTGGGATTCGATGTACAGGAGGGTGGAAAACGCTACCATGTAGGAGTCCGCTATCTCAATGCAGTAGATGGCAAATTAATGCAGAAGTGGCAGTATGAACATTCCAATGAAGACATTACCGACCGTGATTGGGCTTATGGACTTGACGGAGACTGGTGTAAGAGGGGAGTTGATCCCTGGTGGTTCGGCCGCCGTTATCCTAATGGCGACCACGATGGGTTTAAGGATTTGAAAGATGGTCATCAGAAACTCATTTACAATGAGACCGACTGTAAACTCAATTGGCAATACATGCGTCTGAAACTTGACACACAGCTTCGTGAATATGTCGAGTTCCAATGTCAGGATAGAATTTGGGATATGCGTGGCATTGCAGCCGATACCGTTGACGGATATGACCGCATCGACAATCTTATCAATCCTCTTTTCTGGGTGGGTACTGATACCAATCGTCGTGTATTCTTTTATATAGATTCTGTTGTTGTTTCACAAGAATAA
- a CDS encoding histidine phosphatase family protein produces the protein MKKIYLSVVCLLISIPLIAQLYVEPEKEVECSVFLTKEGRGRAQQGLEIWDDYIFSCEDGGHVNIYDFKSADPKPVAGFELASSHPDNHVNNVCFGVETKRGASFPLLYITNGKVGSELEWLCFVESITRRGKRFSSEIVQTIELDGSKWAEKGYVSIFGAPSWLVDRERGFIWIFSARKRTVAKVTKHAWENQYVATKFRIPSLSEGAKVRLDENDILDQVVFPYDVWFTQAGCMHDGKIYFCFGVGKQDDNRPSCIRVYDTDRRTIAARYNVQEQVIYEPEDIVVKDGVMYVNTNTNAKKTSDLPCIFKLSLPKEKPMAENPLDEIRRDPERAGGVYYVTDLSHPVTPAPKGYKPFYINGYFRHGARQIDDAVTYPAIYGVLEKAHTTNNLTNFGKALYERLEPFKKNVFYKEGDLTQIGYRQTREIGRRMVQNYPEVFEGHPYLKTNATNVLRVAATMQSVNSGILSLRPGLEWAEIDNSRSFLTMLNPYGNVCPDRSSLDKYILGKENSWYKKYRSYIDEKLDVDAFFTRLFIDIAQIESEYDKYDLIHRFWLMASLMQCLDRQVPIWDLFTEEEILAWAEIENYKYFAQKGPEPVSHGRSWGLASRTLRHLLDESAEDLVRKRHGINLNFGHDGVLMAILTNLQAGTWAREASNSKEALRSWKYWDIPMGANLQMVFYQSEDNPDVLVKFMLNEKDLRLPLEAVEASYYKWNEVYKFYIEHCDKVEKSLAETLKLSYEDF, from the coding sequence ATGAAGAAAATATATTTGTCTGTCGTGTGCCTATTGATCTCTATTCCCCTTATCGCGCAGTTATATGTAGAGCCGGAGAAGGAGGTAGAATGCTCTGTCTTCCTGACAAAGGAAGGACGGGGGCGAGCACAGCAAGGACTTGAAATATGGGATGATTACATATTCTCGTGCGAGGATGGAGGACACGTGAATATCTATGATTTCAAAAGTGCTGATCCGAAACCTGTGGCAGGCTTTGAGTTGGCGTCCTCCCATCCGGACAACCATGTAAATAATGTATGCTTTGGCGTCGAGACAAAACGCGGAGCATCGTTTCCTCTCTTGTATATTACAAACGGGAAGGTAGGAAGCGAGTTGGAATGGTTGTGTTTTGTGGAGAGTATCACCCGTCGTGGAAAACGTTTTAGCAGCGAAATCGTACAGACAATTGAACTCGATGGTTCGAAGTGGGCGGAGAAAGGATATGTCTCTATCTTCGGCGCACCAAGTTGGCTGGTCGATCGGGAGCGAGGATTTATATGGATATTCTCGGCGCGTAAACGCACTGTGGCGAAGGTGACAAAGCATGCATGGGAAAACCAGTATGTTGCCACCAAATTCCGTATACCGTCATTGAGTGAGGGCGCAAAGGTGCGCCTCGACGAAAATGACATTCTCGATCAGGTGGTGTTCCCCTATGATGTGTGGTTCACACAAGCGGGCTGTATGCATGATGGCAAAATCTATTTTTGCTTCGGAGTTGGGAAACAGGATGACAACCGTCCTTCCTGCATTCGGGTGTACGATACTGATAGGCGGACAATTGCTGCCCGATACAATGTGCAGGAACAGGTTATTTACGAACCGGAAGATATTGTGGTCAAAGATGGAGTTATGTATGTCAATACCAATACAAATGCGAAAAAGACGTCCGATCTTCCTTGCATATTCAAACTCTCTCTTCCGAAAGAAAAGCCGATGGCCGAAAATCCTCTCGACGAGATACGCCGAGACCCGGAACGTGCGGGCGGAGTGTATTATGTGACCGATCTTTCACATCCGGTTACGCCGGCGCCCAAAGGATATAAGCCTTTCTATATAAATGGCTATTTCCGTCACGGAGCGCGTCAGATAGACGATGCGGTGACTTATCCTGCCATATACGGCGTATTGGAGAAAGCTCATACCACAAACAACCTTACCAATTTTGGGAAAGCACTGTACGAACGTCTTGAACCGTTCAAGAAGAATGTGTTTTACAAAGAAGGCGATCTGACACAAATCGGTTATCGTCAGACAAGGGAAATAGGCCGGAGGATGGTACAAAACTATCCGGAAGTATTTGAAGGTCATCCCTATTTGAAGACTAACGCAACGAATGTGCTTCGGGTGGCGGCTACCATGCAATCTGTAAATTCGGGGATTTTGTCGTTGCGTCCCGGACTTGAATGGGCAGAGATAGACAACTCCCGTTCGTTCCTTACCATGCTGAATCCTTATGGCAACGTATGTCCCGACAGGAGTTCGCTTGATAAGTATATACTTGGTAAAGAAAACAGTTGGTATAAAAAATATCGTTCATATATAGATGAAAAGTTGGATGTGGATGCTTTTTTTACAAGACTGTTTATAGACATTGCACAAATAGAAAGTGAGTATGACAAGTACGACCTGATCCACCGCTTCTGGTTAATGGCGTCGCTTATGCAATGCCTTGATCGCCAAGTGCCTATATGGGACCTTTTTACAGAAGAGGAAATATTGGCTTGGGCGGAAATTGAGAACTATAAGTATTTTGCGCAGAAAGGTCCTGAACCGGTCTCTCACGGGCGTAGTTGGGGACTTGCGTCACGCACGTTACGCCATTTATTAGATGAGTCTGCCGAAGATCTGGTTCGCAAGCGTCATGGTATTAATCTCAACTTCGGACATGATGGCGTTCTTATGGCCATCTTGACAAATCTGCAAGCCGGGACGTGGGCGCGTGAAGCCAGTAATTCCAAAGAAGCGTTGCGGAGTTGGAAGTATTGGGATATTCCGATGGGTGCGAATCTTCAGATGGTATTTTATCAATCGGAAGACAATCCGGACGTTTTAGTTAAGTTTATGCTGAATGAAAAAGACCTCCGGTTGCCGTTGGAAGCGGTTGAAGCATCTTATTACAAATGGAATGAGGTTTATAAATTCTATATAGAACATTGCGACAAGGTGGAAAAATCACTTGCCGAAACATTGAAATTATCGTATGAAGACTTTTAA
- a CDS encoding RagB/SusD family nutrient uptake outer membrane protein yields MKKIHVLICMIALLSVTSCVNLDLNPPSAASSENWFSSPEEVRISLNDFYRSTFFVIEEGWTLDRNTDDWAQRTNIYTIAAGSLNASSTSNPNIKTVWSYTYKNISRANRILEALDKLEGKYSTTELNTLRAEARFFRAFAYSRLITLWGDVPFYLTSITPEEAFEMGRTDKAVVLKQIYEDYDYAAENLPAANNNSGATRVDKGTAYAYKARTALYQHDYGTAAKAAQDCMDLEVYDLAPDYGELFRDKTRGSKEVIFSVAHSSDLELDEDGKPTTQAIGSFIARSAGGTHNAQPSWELLAVYEMTNGKTIDEPGSGFDPHDPFANRDPRCLETFAAPGSRIYGIEWNPAPNALEVMDYTQNRMITNKDSKGGLDASNCAYNGCCLRKGAQESWRTTLYNDNPVILMRYADVLLMYAEAKIELGDIDATVLACINDVRARAYGTTRTQTNDYPSITTTDQTALRKVLRRERRVEFAWENLRYFDLLRWHQFENAFGHNMYGFTRTANRAKEYFAAGNWFWPETPTFDKDGFPSFEAMADGTYIVQHGERKFDEKIYLWPLPSDDVLIMNGKLVQNPGY; encoded by the coding sequence ATGAAAAAAATACATGTATTGATTTGCATGATAGCTCTTCTATCTGTAACTTCTTGTGTGAACCTCGATCTGAATCCTCCTTCAGCTGCATCCAGTGAAAACTGGTTCTCGTCACCAGAGGAAGTTCGAATCTCATTGAACGATTTTTATCGCAGTACTTTCTTTGTTATAGAAGAAGGTTGGACGCTGGACCGTAATACGGATGACTGGGCGCAACGAACCAACATTTATACCATTGCGGCAGGTTCACTGAATGCGTCTTCTACAAGTAATCCTAACATCAAGACTGTTTGGAGTTACACGTATAAGAACATTAGTCGTGCCAACCGGATTTTGGAGGCACTCGACAAACTTGAAGGCAAATATTCCACCACTGAACTGAATACACTTCGTGCCGAAGCCCGTTTTTTCAGGGCGTTTGCTTATTCACGTTTGATTACTCTTTGGGGAGATGTTCCTTTCTACCTGACTTCGATTACTCCGGAGGAAGCATTTGAGATGGGACGTACCGACAAAGCTGTCGTTCTGAAACAAATTTATGAAGATTATGACTATGCCGCAGAAAATTTGCCGGCCGCAAATAATAATAGCGGCGCCACCCGTGTGGACAAAGGAACGGCTTATGCTTACAAGGCTCGTACCGCTCTCTATCAACACGACTACGGGACTGCCGCAAAGGCTGCGCAAGACTGTATGGATCTGGAAGTATATGACTTAGCCCCTGATTATGGAGAACTTTTCCGCGACAAGACAAGAGGAAGCAAAGAAGTTATCTTCTCTGTTGCTCACTCAAGCGACCTTGAGTTGGATGAAGACGGTAAACCTACTACACAGGCTATCGGTTCCTTTATTGCCCGTTCGGCAGGCGGTACACATAATGCACAACCTTCGTGGGAACTTCTTGCTGTCTACGAAATGACGAATGGCAAGACGATTGATGAACCGGGCAGTGGCTTTGACCCTCACGATCCATTTGCCAACCGTGATCCCCGTTGCCTGGAAACATTTGCAGCTCCCGGCAGCCGTATCTATGGTATTGAGTGGAATCCTGCGCCAAACGCACTCGAAGTAATGGATTATACGCAAAATCGCATGATTACAAACAAAGATTCCAAAGGCGGTTTGGATGCATCCAACTGCGCTTACAATGGTTGTTGTCTGCGCAAAGGCGCACAAGAGTCATGGCGTACTACTTTGTATAACGACAACCCCGTCATTCTCATGCGTTATGCAGATGTCTTGTTGATGTATGCCGAAGCTAAGATTGAGTTGGGAGATATTGACGCTACTGTTCTTGCTTGCATCAACGATGTCCGCGCCCGTGCTTATGGCACCACCCGTACACAAACCAACGACTATCCGTCCATTACGACAACCGATCAGACAGCATTGCGCAAAGTGCTCCGTCGTGAGCGTCGTGTGGAGTTTGCATGGGAAAATCTGCGTTATTTCGACTTGCTTCGTTGGCATCAGTTTGAGAATGCTTTCGGACACAATATGTACGGATTTACCCGTACAGCCAACAGGGCAAAGGAATATTTTGCGGCGGGCAACTGGTTTTGGCCGGAGACTCCGACGTTTGACAAAGACGGATTTCCTTCTTTTGAAGCGATGGCGGACGGAACCTATATCGTCCAGCACGGTGAACGTAAGTTTGATGAGAAAATTTATTTGTGGCCATTGCCAAGTGATGATGTATTGATAATGAATGGAAAACTTGTTCAAAATCCAGGGTACTAA
- a CDS encoding FAD-dependent oxidoreductase yields the protein MNTKYYDVIVAGAGPAGICAAVAAARQGARVALIERYGVIGGNLTAGYVGPILGSVSKNTMRDEVCAILGVKDNDWIGEHGNAHDFEEAKLTLAEFVAREKNVDVFLQCCVSDVIRDGKVVKGIKCASNEGTLCFEAAVTIDCTGDAVVSFLAGAKIEKGRADGLMQPVTLEYTIDGVDESKGIICIGDVDNVQLNGECFLDWCKKKADEGKLPRMLAAVRLHPSVRPGCRQVNTTQVNRVDITSVSSIFTADLELRQQIRLLTQFLKENLPGYENCRVIGSGTTTGVRESRRVMGDYVIDADEMAEGCRFADVVVHKALFIVDIHNPDGAGQAEPTIQYCKPYDLPYRCFLPLGLEGLLVAGRCISGTHRAHASYRVMSICMAMGEAVGIAAAMSALQHCTPRALDVGELQKRLESLGVELFD from the coding sequence ATGAATACAAAATACTATGATGTAATAGTAGCAGGTGCAGGTCCTGCCGGGATATGTGCGGCTGTAGCCGCCGCCCGGCAAGGAGCACGTGTTGCTCTTATCGAAAGATACGGAGTCATCGGAGGTAACCTGACCGCCGGGTATGTCGGCCCTATTCTCGGTAGTGTAAGCAAGAACACGATGCGCGATGAGGTTTGTGCTATTCTTGGCGTCAAAGACAATGACTGGATTGGCGAACATGGAAATGCTCACGATTTCGAAGAGGCAAAACTTACATTGGCAGAATTTGTCGCCAGGGAAAAGAACGTCGATGTCTTTTTGCAATGTTGTGTGTCGGATGTTATTCGTGACGGAAAGGTGGTAAAAGGCATTAAGTGTGCAAGTAACGAGGGGACGCTCTGTTTTGAAGCCGCGGTTACGATCGACTGTACCGGTGATGCCGTGGTATCTTTTCTTGCCGGTGCAAAAATAGAAAAAGGACGTGCTGACGGACTCATGCAACCTGTAACCCTTGAATACACCATTGACGGAGTAGATGAATCGAAAGGGATTATCTGTATTGGAGATGTAGACAATGTCCAACTGAATGGCGAGTGTTTTCTTGATTGGTGCAAAAAGAAAGCCGATGAGGGCAAACTTCCCCGGATGCTTGCTGCCGTGCGTTTGCATCCGTCAGTCAGACCGGGTTGCCGTCAGGTAAATACGACACAAGTCAATAGGGTGGATATTACTTCGGTAAGCTCTATTTTCACCGCTGATCTTGAACTTAGGCAACAGATACGTCTCCTGACTCAATTCTTGAAAGAAAATTTGCCGGGTTACGAAAACTGTAGAGTGATCGGAAGTGGTACAACAACCGGAGTGCGCGAAAGCCGCAGGGTGATGGGTGACTATGTGATCGATGCCGATGAGATGGCGGAAGGCTGTCGTTTTGCCGATGTGGTAGTACATAAGGCATTGTTCATTGTCGATATACATAATCCTGACGGAGCCGGACAGGCGGAACCGACCATACAATATTGCAAACCATACGATTTGCCGTATCGTTGTTTTCTTCCGTTGGGCTTGGAAGGGCTTCTTGTGGCGGGACGGTGCATATCGGGTACTCACAGAGCTCACGCTTCATATCGTGTCATGAGTATTTGCATGGCGATGGGAGAGGCCGTTGGCATTGCCGCTGCCATGAGTGCGTTGCAGCATTGTACTCCGCGGGCTCTCGATGTAGGAGAGTTGCAGAAACGGCTTGAATCGTTAGGCGTAGAGCTGTTTGATTAA
- a CDS encoding SusC/RagA family TonB-linked outer membrane protein, with product MKKSILSLLLACFLQINLAFAQNVMKGVVSDANGPLVGVVIHDKDNGKGTTSDMSGKYALNGAESGHTIEFRYLGYVTETVVWDGKSVVNMKLKEDAVQLEETVVIGYGSVKKKDLTGAVGVINSSLIEKQSTSQLSQSLQGLIPGLTVTRSSSMPGASATVQVRGVTTMSDSSPLILVDGMMVSSLDNIASEDVQQITVLKDAASASIYGARAAAGVILITTKEATEGQLSIGYNGEISLSSPTEFPKFLTDPYHYMTMYNEWSWNDAGNPAGGEFANYSQDYINNYASNNRYDPIQYPIYDWKDAILSSTAMRHKHNLTMTYGNKVIKSHTSATYENADAVYKGSNHERISIRSRNNLKISDKLSGSIDLSVRYATKNDPTSGSPIRAAYMYPSIYLGLYPDGRVGPGKDGSLSNTLAALLEGGEKKTVSNTMTGKFSLSYKPIKDLTLTANLTPTVGTVSIKEMKKAIPVYDAYETDVMLGYVSGYTSNSLSEERRNIKSLEKQFIATYDKTFSKVHNFNAMVGYEDYSYTYETMSGSTNDMSLSSFPYLDLANKNALAVAGNSYQNAYRSFFGRVMYNYDSRYYLQINAREDGSSRFHKDHRWGFFPSASVGWVISNEKFMQNITPISYLKFRASIGTLGNERIGNYPYQTYISFNNAIMYDSAGSTPQSSMSAAQQDYAYENIHWEKTQSWDIGVDAAFFNNRLDFSADYYYKKTTDMLLSVAIPSFTGYSAPDRNVGKMHTRGWEVKLGWSDRIGDVSYAVSFNVSDYKSIIDNLNGKQQFNSDGTIITEGAEYNSWYGYKTAGLFQTAEEVSESALLSASTKPGDVKYVDVSGPDGTPEGIINETYDRVVLGSSLPHYLYGGSISLGWKGLSFSLLFNGVGKQLSRLTESMIRPMQGQWLPAPSVLLNDNGSRNYWSVYNTAEQNAAASYPRLSHQGGEYNNYKMSDYWLKSSAYMRIKNINVGYTVPKKIVSKVGIKGLRVYVNIDDPYCFDSYLSGWDPEAGASTYITRTYTFGVDIKF from the coding sequence TCCACGATAAAGACAATGGAAAAGGTACTACCTCCGATATGTCGGGAAAGTATGCGCTCAATGGCGCAGAATCAGGCCATACAATAGAATTCCGTTATCTTGGTTATGTGACCGAGACTGTGGTATGGGATGGTAAAAGTGTAGTAAATATGAAACTTAAAGAGGATGCTGTACAACTTGAAGAGACGGTTGTTATCGGCTATGGATCTGTAAAAAAGAAAGATCTTACAGGTGCGGTCGGGGTAATCAACAGTTCGCTTATCGAAAAACAGAGTACTTCTCAACTTTCACAATCTTTGCAAGGACTGATTCCGGGACTGACGGTTACCCGTTCGAGCAGTATGCCGGGAGCGAGTGCTACGGTTCAGGTGCGTGGTGTGACAACAATGTCTGATTCGAGTCCGCTTATCCTTGTCGATGGTATGATGGTCAGTAGTCTCGATAATATAGCAAGCGAGGATGTACAGCAGATTACTGTACTTAAAGATGCGGCTTCTGCATCCATCTATGGTGCCCGTGCAGCTGCCGGTGTTATCTTGATAACAACCAAGGAGGCAACCGAGGGACAACTTTCGATCGGTTATAACGGAGAGATTTCGTTGTCTTCTCCTACCGAATTTCCGAAATTCCTGACCGACCCTTATCACTACATGACAATGTATAATGAATGGTCGTGGAATGATGCCGGTAATCCTGCGGGAGGCGAGTTTGCCAACTATTCACAGGATTACATCAACAACTATGCTAGCAACAATAGGTATGATCCCATTCAATATCCTATCTATGATTGGAAAGACGCCATTCTTTCGAGTACCGCTATGCGCCATAAGCACAACTTGACAATGACGTATGGCAACAAGGTAATCAAGAGCCACACTTCCGCTACCTACGAAAATGCCGACGCTGTCTATAAAGGTTCAAACCACGAAAGAATCTCTATCCGTTCGCGTAATAATCTGAAGATTAGTGATAAACTTTCCGGTTCTATTGATTTATCGGTACGTTATGCTACGAAAAATGACCCGACTTCCGGTAGTCCGATTCGTGCAGCTTATATGTATCCTTCCATTTATTTAGGACTTTATCCGGATGGTCGTGTTGGCCCCGGTAAAGACGGCAGCCTTAGCAATACGCTTGCCGCCTTATTGGAAGGCGGAGAGAAGAAGACCGTATCCAACACAATGACCGGTAAATTCTCGTTGAGCTATAAGCCCATAAAAGATTTGACCCTTACTGCCAATCTGACTCCTACCGTCGGAACTGTTTCGATCAAGGAGATGAAGAAAGCCATACCTGTTTACGATGCATACGAAACCGATGTTATGCTGGGATATGTTTCGGGGTATACTTCTAATTCGCTAAGTGAAGAACGCCGTAACATCAAATCATTAGAGAAACAATTCATCGCTACATACGACAAGACCTTCAGCAAGGTACATAACTTCAATGCCATGGTCGGTTATGAAGATTATAGTTATACGTATGAAACGATGTCGGGATCGACAAACGATATGTCTTTGTCTTCTTTCCCTTATCTTGATTTGGCGAACAAGAATGCCCTTGCCGTAGCCGGTAATTCTTATCAGAATGCATACCGTTCATTTTTTGGCCGTGTCATGTATAATTACGACAGCCGTTACTATCTCCAGATTAATGCTCGTGAAGACGGATCTTCACGTTTTCACAAGGATCACCGTTGGGGATTCTTTCCGTCCGCATCGGTGGGGTGGGTAATCTCTAATGAGAAATTCATGCAAAACATAACCCCGATAAGTTATCTGAAGTTCCGTGCTTCTATCGGTACTCTCGGTAACGAGCGGATTGGAAATTATCCTTATCAGACATACATTTCATTCAATAATGCCATTATGTATGACAGTGCAGGTTCTACGCCCCAATCCTCAATGTCCGCCGCGCAACAGGATTATGCGTATGAGAATATCCATTGGGAGAAAACACAGAGCTGGGATATAGGTGTGGATGCCGCTTTCTTTAACAATCGTCTTGACTTTAGCGCAGACTATTATTATAAGAAGACAACAGATATGCTCTTGTCGGTAGCAATCCCGTCGTTTACAGGTTATTCGGCACCTGACAGGAATGTCGGTAAAATGCACACTCGCGGTTGGGAAGTGAAACTCGGCTGGTCTGACCGTATCGGAGATGTAAGTTATGCGGTAAGTTTTAATGTCTCTGATTACAAGTCTATAATAGATAACCTTAACGGCAAGCAGCAGTTTAACAGTGATGGTACCATTATTACTGAAGGTGCAGAATATAACTCATGGTATGGATATAAGACTGCAGGTTTGTTCCAGACCGCAGAGGAAGTCAGTGAAAGTGCTTTGCTTTCGGCTTCTACCAAACCGGGTGATGTGAAATATGTAGATGTCAGCGGTCCGGATGGCACTCCTGAAGGAATTATCAATGAGACATACGACCGTGTAGTGCTTGGCAGCTCATTGCCACATTATCTATACGGAGGTTCTATTAGTTTGGGTTGGAAAGGTCTCTCTTTCTCCCTACTCTTTAATGGTGTCGGGAAACAACTTTCACGCCTCACCGAAAGTATGATTCGCCCCATGCAGGGACAATGGCTTCCGGCTCCGTCAGTCCTTCTGAACGACAATGGCAGCCGTAATTATTGGAGTGTGTACAACACTGCAGAGCAGAACGCGGCAGCCAGCTATCCCCGTTTGAGTCATCAGGGCGGTGAATACAACAACTACAAAATGTCGGATTACTGGCTCAAGAGTAGTGCCTATATGCGTATAAAGAATATCAACGTTGGCTATACAGTTCCTAAGAAAATCGTCTCTAAAGTCGGAATCAAGGGACTTCGGGTGTACGTCAATATCGATGATCCATACTGCTTTGATAGTTATCTTTCGGGATGGGATCCTGAAGCAGGCGCTTCTACCTATATCACACGCACTTATACATTTGGAGTGGATATTAAATTCTAA
- a CDS encoding ComEC/Rec2 family competence protein yields MQRLIFILSLFILAIVGCSSNESHSFLIRPDGGGEDAATEIEVGKTIPAWQEGMMDIHFINTTTGESMFVIFPDGTQMLIDAASSSVTTNSNSNTTNTGIRSRWDPTLTSTRGSQIITDYIRKCMVWTGNSTIDYAVLTHFHNDHFGGYTSSLPKSSNSSTYSLIGFAEIFDNFKIGTLLDRGYPDYNYPFDMATMADNAPSCSNYINAVKWHVANKKFDAAIFKAGANNQIVQKYNPVKYPTAKVQNVAVNGEIWTGSGTTTKKTFPELSEISYENSKNITSSDNCPPENITSCVMKVSYGNFDFFAGGDLQYNGRSSHAWKDAELPCAKAVGQVELMKADHHGTSNTNQADALKALNPQTIVVNSWVDCHPRTDILNLMETTLPACDIFITNFWQGDRPSGVDDRVTAEEAARVKGYDGHIVVRVTDGGNKYRVVTITDSDGAMTVKTISGPYTSR; encoded by the coding sequence ATGCAAAGGTTAATATTTATACTTAGTCTGTTCATCCTTGCGATTGTAGGATGCAGCTCCAATGAGTCTCACTCATTTTTGATTCGTCCGGATGGAGGTGGAGAAGATGCTGCCACTGAAATAGAGGTAGGTAAAACAATTCCTGCCTGGCAAGAGGGTATGATGGATATTCATTTCATCAATACGACTACCGGTGAAAGCATGTTTGTAATATTCCCGGATGGTACGCAAATGCTTATCGATGCCGCAAGTTCGAGTGTTACGACCAACTCTAATAGTAATACGACCAACACCGGTATCCGTAGTCGTTGGGATCCGACTCTGACTTCTACCCGTGGTTCACAGATTATAACTGACTACATCCGTAAGTGTATGGTATGGACAGGTAACAGTACGATTGATTATGCAGTACTTACACACTTCCATAATGACCACTTTGGCGGTTATACTTCCTCCTTGCCGAAATCTTCCAACTCCAGCACTTATTCGTTGATAGGTTTTGCCGAGATTTTCGACAATTTCAAGATTGGTACGCTTCTCGATCGTGGCTATCCCGATTATAACTATCCGTTCGACATGGCAACCATGGCAGACAATGCTCCAAGTTGTAGTAACTATATCAATGCAGTGAAATGGCATGTCGCCAATAAAAAGTTTGATGCTGCGATATTCAAAGCAGGGGCGAATAATCAGATCGTTCAAAAGTATAATCCTGTGAAGTATCCTACTGCAAAGGTGCAAAACGTGGCAGTGAATGGAGAGATCTGGACTGGTTCGGGCACTACCACAAAGAAAACATTCCCTGAACTCTCGGAGATTTCATACGAAAACAGCAAGAACATTACCTCCAGTGACAATTGTCCGCCGGAGAACATAACCAGTTGTGTGATGAAAGTTTCGTATGGCAATTTTGATTTCTTTGCCGGAGGCGATCTTCAGTATAACGGACGTTCGAGTCATGCGTGGAAAGATGCCGAACTGCCTTGTGCAAAAGCGGTAGGTCAGGTGGAACTGATGAAAGCCGATCATCATGGAACGAGCAACACCAATCAGGCGGATGCTCTGAAAGCACTCAATCCACAAACGATTGTTGTCAATTCGTGGGTAGATTGTCATCCTCGTACCGATATACTGAATTTGATGGAGACAACACTCCCTGCATGTGATATATTTATCACTAACTTTTGGCAGGGCGATCGTCCCAGCGGAGTAGACGACCGGGTAACGGCGGAAGAGGCTGCGAGAGTAAAGGGATATGATGGACATATTGTAGTTCGTGTGACCGACGGAGGAAACAAATACAGAGTTGTGACGATCACCGATTCTGACGGAGCAATGACCGTTAAGACTATTTCCGGTCCATATACAAGCAGATAA